GAAATGGCTAAAGTGACTGGAGTAGACGAAGAAATTTCCAAAATAACTAGTCAGGCCATGGAAGGAAAAATAGATTTTGGAACAGCCCTGAAAGAAAGAGTATTACTCTTGAAAGGAGCATCAGTTGAAGATATCAACAAGGTAATGCTGGAAATTCCCCTTATGGAAGGGGCAAAAGACAGTGTTAAAGAGCTCAAAAAGAGGGGTTACAAAATAGCAACCATAACTGGCAGTTTTGATTGTATTGCTCAACGCATGAAAGACGAACTGGACCTGGACTACGTGTATTCCAACTCGCTCCAGGAAGAAGATGGTGTTCTAACTGGTGAAGTAACCGGTCCGCTGATAGATGGTTCTAAAAAAGAAGTTCTACAGGAACTGATGAAACTAGAAAAAATCTCAGCTGAAGAATGTGCTGCAGTTGGCGATGGTGCCAACGATGTTTCCATGCTTGAAGAAGCAGGTCTAGGAATAGCATTCAACGCTAAACCTGTTTTAAAAGAAATAGCAGATGTAATCGTCGAAAATAAGGACCTAAGAGAATTACTGGAAATATTTGATGAAAATTCTGATAAAAAAGCTTCTAAAAAGGCTGAAGATGAACCTAAAGAAAGCTTCCCCGAACTTTTATCTAAGAAAAAGGATCTTGAAAAGACCCTTAAAGAACTCACAACCCAAAGAGACAAGCTAAATGATGAGGCTAAAGTATTCCGTCAGGAACGGGATGAACTTAACTCCCAGATAAGAGGAAACCTGGACAATGCCCTGAAATACAGGGATGAAAG
This is a stretch of genomic DNA from Methanobacterium formicicum DSM 3637. It encodes these proteins:
- the serB gene encoding phosphoserine phosphatase SerB — encoded protein: MIKLIAFDLDNVLIDGEVIDEMAKVTGVDEEISKITSQAMEGKIDFGTALKERVLLLKGASVEDINKVMLEIPLMEGAKDSVKELKKRGYKIATITGSFDCIAQRMKDELDLDYVYSNSLQEEDGVLTGEVTGPLIDGSKKEVLQELMKLEKISAEECAAVGDGANDVSMLEEAGLGIAFNAKPVLKEIADVIVENKDLRELLEIFDENSDKKASKKAEDEPKESFPELLSKKKDLEKTLKELTTQRDKLNDEAKVFRQERDELNSQIRGNLDNALKYRDERDQINQEVKKYKKLRDEAHQSYKKMEWTSGRREAVQIEDEIKRLEKTIETRVLDIRKENELVKKVTDLRKKLQGMQEDEESRSEALKFKEVSETHHAKVVELSDKAQETHEKMLEYFRNIDEIRSQADAAHQKFIETREKANKVHEEVKATFGKIRKANKGMDRVKAKERSAEDEVVRKKNSEEKEKAEEIYRKFLEGKKVSTEELLLLQKHNIV